The Puntigrus tetrazona isolate hp1 chromosome 23, ASM1883169v1, whole genome shotgun sequence genome has a segment encoding these proteins:
- the eif4ba gene encoding eukaryotic translation initiation factor 4Ba isoform X2, giving the protein MAASGKKNKKKGKTLTLTDFLAEDSGGNAPPSYAPAKPTSWADETDDLEGDVTTAWHTEDDMYRAPPIDRSILPTAPRAAREPNIDRSRLPRSPPYTAFLGNLPYDVTEDSIKNFFRGLSISAVRLPREPSNPERLKGFGYAEFDDVDSLLRALSLNEENLGNRRIRVDIADQSNEKERDDRSVSGRDRNRSERDLGPDKTDSDWRARPKSDSDDGPRRDDAFGERSRDRYESDRFRDGQRWDNDRYDGGRDRYRERYDDRERRDYDRGYDSRSGGRRPFGSGFRRDYDDRRDDGRGSGERYGERYGDREERFERRDERREDRGPPQRPKLNLKPRSVPKEEDQSSGPSASSGRAASIFGGAKPVDTAAKEREVEERLKKEQEKLQRQLEEDKSRGPERKPRERHPSWRSEDQATERSRTGSESSQTGNTSSRAPRRRESERSVENEVFSSRDEDSSSHGNQTTTSKQEGLPLKVVPAPPPKENAWAKRSAMSAGSSESDSKPAVSPSSSAPPKSAASSADAPQRSKDENKADGVRRDRGPSRGRGGASGSGAGRGRGEAASRDRRKETGDRNSAQPVNTRPC; this is encoded by the exons ATGGCGGCTTCAG gtaaaaagaataagaaaaaggGTAAGACCCTTACCCTGACCGATTTTTTAGCAGAGGACAGCGGGGGAAATGCTCCACCGAGTTATGCGCCCGCAAAGCCCACGAGCTGGGCCGACGAGACCGATGACCTGGAAGGAGATG TTACTACAGCCTGGCACACAGAAGATGACATGTATCGTGCGCCGCCCATCGATCGGTCCATTCTGCCGACGGCTCCCCGAGCCGCCCGTGAGCCCAACATCGACCGGTCCCGTCTGCCCCGCAGCCCCCCCTACACCGCCTTCCTGGGCAACCTCCCCTACGACGTCACCGAGGACTCCATCAAAAACTTCTTCCGTGGACTCAGT ATCAGTGCGGTCCGCCTCCCAAGAGAGCCTAGTAACCCAGAGCGGCTGAAAGGCTTCGGCTACGCAGAGTTTGATGACGTGGATTCTCTGTTACGTGCGCTCAGCCTCAATGAAGAG AACCTTGGAAACCGTAGGATCCGTGTAGACATCGCTGACCAGTCCAATGAGAAAG AGAGAGATGACCGCTCTGTGTCCGGTCGGGATCGCAACCGTAGTGAGCGAGACCTGGGCCCAGACAAGACCGATTCTGACTGGCGGGCAAGGCCTAAATCTGACTCTGATGACGGCCCACGCAGGGACGACGCCTTTGGAGAGC GATCCCGAGATCGTTATGAATCAGACCGTTTCCGGGATGGCCAGAGGTGGGACAATGACCGCTATGATGGAGGAAGAGACAGGTACCGGGAACGTTACGATGACAGAGAGCGCAGAGACTATGACAGAG GTTATGATTCTCGCAGTGGGGGTCGTCGACCATTTGGAAGCGGCTTTCGGCGCGACTATGATGACCGGCGGGACGACGGCCGAGGCAGCGGGGAGCGCTATGGAGAGCGCTATGGTGATCGTGAAGAGAGATTCGAGAGACGGGATGAGAGGCGTGAGGACAGAG GTCCCCCTCAGAGGCCCAAACTGAACCTGAAGCCCCGCAGTGTTCCCAAAGAGGAAGACCAGAGCAGCGGCCCCTCAGCGTCCTCGGGAAGAGCTGCCTCCATCTTCGGAGGAGCCAAACCCGTGGACACGGCGGctaaagagagagaggtggagGAGAGGCtaaagaaagagcaggagaaactGCAGAGGCAGCTGGAGGAGGACAAGAGCAGAGGACCTGAACGCAAACCCAGAGAGAG GCATCCCAGCTGGCGCAGTGAGGACCAAGCAACCGAGCGCTCACGAACAGGAAGTGAGTCTTCACAGACAGGAAACACATCGAGCAGGG CGCCGAGGCGTCGGGAGAGTGAGCGCTCTGTAGAGAACGAGGTTTTCAGCAGCCGTGATGAGGATTCATCCTCGCATGGAAACCAGACTACTACTTCCAAACAGGAGGGGCTGCCGCTGAAAGTCGTCCCAGCACCGCCTCCTAAGGAGAACGCCTGGGCCAAGAGGAGCGCCATGAGTGCAGGATCCAGCGAGAGTGATAGTAAACCTGCCGTCTCCCCCAGCAGCAGCGCTCCACCCAAAAG tgcAGCAAGCTCAGCTGATGCTCCTCAGAGAAGTAAAG ATGAAAACAAAGCAGATGGGGTGCGCCGGGACCGGGGCCCCTCTCGGGGGCGTGGTGGGGCCTCGGGCTCTGGAGCAGGCAGGGGGCGTGGAGAAGCAGCCAGCCGAGACCgaaggaaggagacaggagacAG AAATTCAGCTCAGCCAGTAAATACGCGGCCTTGCTGA
- the eif4ba gene encoding eukaryotic translation initiation factor 4Ba isoform X3, with the protein MAASGKKNKKKGKTLTLTDFLAEDSGGNAPPSYAPAKPTSWADETDDLEGDVTTAWHTEDDMYRAPPIDRSILPTAPRAAREPNIDRSRLPRSPPYTAFLGNLPYDVTEDSIKNFFRGLSISAVRLPREPSNPERLKGFGYAEFDDVDSLLRALSLNEENLGNRRIRVDIADQSNEKERDDRSVSGRDRNRSERDLGPDKTDSDWRARPKSDSDDGPRRDDAFGERSRDRYESDRFRDGQRWDNDRYDGGRDRYRERYDDRERRDYDRGYDSRSGGRRPFGSGFRRDYDDRRDDGRGSGERYGERYGDREERFERRDERREDRGPPQRPKLNLKPRSVPKEEDQSSGPSASSGRAASIFGGAKPVDTAAKEREVEERLKKEQEKLQRQLEEDKSRGPERKPRERHPSWRSEDQATERSRTGSESSQTGNTSSRAPRRRESERSVENEVFSSRDEDSSSHGNQTTTSKQEGLPLKVVPAPPPKENAWAKRSAMSAGSSESDSKPAVSPSSSAPPKSAASSADAPQRSKEIQLSQ; encoded by the exons ATGGCGGCTTCAG gtaaaaagaataagaaaaaggGTAAGACCCTTACCCTGACCGATTTTTTAGCAGAGGACAGCGGGGGAAATGCTCCACCGAGTTATGCGCCCGCAAAGCCCACGAGCTGGGCCGACGAGACCGATGACCTGGAAGGAGATG TTACTACAGCCTGGCACACAGAAGATGACATGTATCGTGCGCCGCCCATCGATCGGTCCATTCTGCCGACGGCTCCCCGAGCCGCCCGTGAGCCCAACATCGACCGGTCCCGTCTGCCCCGCAGCCCCCCCTACACCGCCTTCCTGGGCAACCTCCCCTACGACGTCACCGAGGACTCCATCAAAAACTTCTTCCGTGGACTCAGT ATCAGTGCGGTCCGCCTCCCAAGAGAGCCTAGTAACCCAGAGCGGCTGAAAGGCTTCGGCTACGCAGAGTTTGATGACGTGGATTCTCTGTTACGTGCGCTCAGCCTCAATGAAGAG AACCTTGGAAACCGTAGGATCCGTGTAGACATCGCTGACCAGTCCAATGAGAAAG AGAGAGATGACCGCTCTGTGTCCGGTCGGGATCGCAACCGTAGTGAGCGAGACCTGGGCCCAGACAAGACCGATTCTGACTGGCGGGCAAGGCCTAAATCTGACTCTGATGACGGCCCACGCAGGGACGACGCCTTTGGAGAGC GATCCCGAGATCGTTATGAATCAGACCGTTTCCGGGATGGCCAGAGGTGGGACAATGACCGCTATGATGGAGGAAGAGACAGGTACCGGGAACGTTACGATGACAGAGAGCGCAGAGACTATGACAGAG GTTATGATTCTCGCAGTGGGGGTCGTCGACCATTTGGAAGCGGCTTTCGGCGCGACTATGATGACCGGCGGGACGACGGCCGAGGCAGCGGGGAGCGCTATGGAGAGCGCTATGGTGATCGTGAAGAGAGATTCGAGAGACGGGATGAGAGGCGTGAGGACAGAG GTCCCCCTCAGAGGCCCAAACTGAACCTGAAGCCCCGCAGTGTTCCCAAAGAGGAAGACCAGAGCAGCGGCCCCTCAGCGTCCTCGGGAAGAGCTGCCTCCATCTTCGGAGGAGCCAAACCCGTGGACACGGCGGctaaagagagagaggtggagGAGAGGCtaaagaaagagcaggagaaactGCAGAGGCAGCTGGAGGAGGACAAGAGCAGAGGACCTGAACGCAAACCCAGAGAGAG GCATCCCAGCTGGCGCAGTGAGGACCAAGCAACCGAGCGCTCACGAACAGGAAGTGAGTCTTCACAGACAGGAAACACATCGAGCAGGG CGCCGAGGCGTCGGGAGAGTGAGCGCTCTGTAGAGAACGAGGTTTTCAGCAGCCGTGATGAGGATTCATCCTCGCATGGAAACCAGACTACTACTTCCAAACAGGAGGGGCTGCCGCTGAAAGTCGTCCCAGCACCGCCTCCTAAGGAGAACGCCTGGGCCAAGAGGAGCGCCATGAGTGCAGGATCCAGCGAGAGTGATAGTAAACCTGCCGTCTCCCCCAGCAGCAGCGCTCCACCCAAAAG tgcAGCAAGCTCAGCTGATGCTCCTCAGAGAAGTAAAG AAATTCAGCTCAGCCAGTAA
- the eif4ba gene encoding eukaryotic translation initiation factor 4Ba isoform X1: MAASGKKNKKKGKTLTLTDFLAEDSGGNAPPSYAPAKPTSWADETDDLEGDVTTAWHTEDDMYRAPPIDRSILPTAPRAAREPNIDRSRLPRSPPYTAFLGNLPYDVTEDSIKNFFRGLSISAVRLPREPSNPERLKGFGYAEFDDVDSLLRALSLNEENLGNRRIRVDIADQSNEKERDDRSVSGRDRNRSERDLGPDKTDSDWRARPKSDSDDGPRRDDAFGERSRDRYESDRFRDGQRWDNDRYDGGRDRYRERYDDRERRDYDRGYDSRSGGRRPFGSGFRRDYDDRRDDGRGSGERYGERYGDREERFERRDERREDRGPPQRPKLNLKPRSVPKEEDQSSGPSASSGRAASIFGGAKPVDTAAKEREVEERLKKEQEKLQRQLEEDKSRGPERKPRERHPSWRSEDQATERSRTGSESSQTGNTSSRAPRRRESERSVENEVFSSRDEDSSSHGNQTTTSKQEGLPLKVVPAPPPKENAWAKRSAMSAGSSESDSKPAVSPSSSAPPKSAASSADAPQRSKDENKADGVRRDRGPSRGRGGASGSGAGRGRGEAASRDRRKETGDRKDARRERDLRPAPEPKKFEEPTSPKFSSASKYAALLMDGEQGDEEEGGD, translated from the exons ATGGCGGCTTCAG gtaaaaagaataagaaaaaggGTAAGACCCTTACCCTGACCGATTTTTTAGCAGAGGACAGCGGGGGAAATGCTCCACCGAGTTATGCGCCCGCAAAGCCCACGAGCTGGGCCGACGAGACCGATGACCTGGAAGGAGATG TTACTACAGCCTGGCACACAGAAGATGACATGTATCGTGCGCCGCCCATCGATCGGTCCATTCTGCCGACGGCTCCCCGAGCCGCCCGTGAGCCCAACATCGACCGGTCCCGTCTGCCCCGCAGCCCCCCCTACACCGCCTTCCTGGGCAACCTCCCCTACGACGTCACCGAGGACTCCATCAAAAACTTCTTCCGTGGACTCAGT ATCAGTGCGGTCCGCCTCCCAAGAGAGCCTAGTAACCCAGAGCGGCTGAAAGGCTTCGGCTACGCAGAGTTTGATGACGTGGATTCTCTGTTACGTGCGCTCAGCCTCAATGAAGAG AACCTTGGAAACCGTAGGATCCGTGTAGACATCGCTGACCAGTCCAATGAGAAAG AGAGAGATGACCGCTCTGTGTCCGGTCGGGATCGCAACCGTAGTGAGCGAGACCTGGGCCCAGACAAGACCGATTCTGACTGGCGGGCAAGGCCTAAATCTGACTCTGATGACGGCCCACGCAGGGACGACGCCTTTGGAGAGC GATCCCGAGATCGTTATGAATCAGACCGTTTCCGGGATGGCCAGAGGTGGGACAATGACCGCTATGATGGAGGAAGAGACAGGTACCGGGAACGTTACGATGACAGAGAGCGCAGAGACTATGACAGAG GTTATGATTCTCGCAGTGGGGGTCGTCGACCATTTGGAAGCGGCTTTCGGCGCGACTATGATGACCGGCGGGACGACGGCCGAGGCAGCGGGGAGCGCTATGGAGAGCGCTATGGTGATCGTGAAGAGAGATTCGAGAGACGGGATGAGAGGCGTGAGGACAGAG GTCCCCCTCAGAGGCCCAAACTGAACCTGAAGCCCCGCAGTGTTCCCAAAGAGGAAGACCAGAGCAGCGGCCCCTCAGCGTCCTCGGGAAGAGCTGCCTCCATCTTCGGAGGAGCCAAACCCGTGGACACGGCGGctaaagagagagaggtggagGAGAGGCtaaagaaagagcaggagaaactGCAGAGGCAGCTGGAGGAGGACAAGAGCAGAGGACCTGAACGCAAACCCAGAGAGAG GCATCCCAGCTGGCGCAGTGAGGACCAAGCAACCGAGCGCTCACGAACAGGAAGTGAGTCTTCACAGACAGGAAACACATCGAGCAGGG CGCCGAGGCGTCGGGAGAGTGAGCGCTCTGTAGAGAACGAGGTTTTCAGCAGCCGTGATGAGGATTCATCCTCGCATGGAAACCAGACTACTACTTCCAAACAGGAGGGGCTGCCGCTGAAAGTCGTCCCAGCACCGCCTCCTAAGGAGAACGCCTGGGCCAAGAGGAGCGCCATGAGTGCAGGATCCAGCGAGAGTGATAGTAAACCTGCCGTCTCCCCCAGCAGCAGCGCTCCACCCAAAAG tgcAGCAAGCTCAGCTGATGCTCCTCAGAGAAGTAAAG ATGAAAACAAAGCAGATGGGGTGCGCCGGGACCGGGGCCCCTCTCGGGGGCGTGGTGGGGCCTCGGGCTCTGGAGCAGGCAGGGGGCGTGGAGAAGCAGCCAGCCGAGACCgaaggaaggagacaggagacAG AAAGGATGCAAGAAGAGAGCGAGATCTCAGACCAGCACCAGAGCCAAAGAAATTTGAGGAGCCTACCAGCCCT AAATTCAGCTCAGCCAGTAAATACGCGGCCTTGCTGATGGACGGGGAGCAGGGAGATGAAGAGGAGGGCGGAGATTAG
- the krt18a.1 gene encoding keratin, type I cytoskeletal 18, which translates to MEECDWLKGGAFGGGTCRSSLFIKPESVPHALCTLLTVLLSSTSLQSFICSFTSATMSLRTSYSVRSSTSQVPVSQMSQMSIKRTTNVPTYRAASIYAGAGGQGTRISTASYSGVRSGIGLPSMSSSIQVSATGATGEIMGNEKMAMQNLNDRLASYLDKVRTLEQANSKLELKIREALEKRGPDVHDYSRFQPIIDDLRKKIFDATTNNARLVLQIDNARLAADDFRVKYESELSIRQGVEADIAGLRKVIDDTNLNRMNLESEIEALKEELIFLKKNHDNEVMELRNQISQSGVQVDVDAPKGQDLAQIMEEIRAKYEKMALKNQEELKAWHESQISEIQVQVTQNTEALQGARTEVNDLRRQIQTLEIELESQKNLKGSLEATLRDTEMRYNMEIESLNAILLQLEAELTQLRNSIQQQTQEYEALLNIKMKLEAEIATYRRLLDGGDFKLQDALEEQKKVKVMTVTQTLVDGKVVSSSTETKERKL; encoded by the exons ATGGAGgaatgtgattggctgaaggGAGGGGCTTTTGGAGGCGGGACTTGTAGGAGCAGTTTGTTCATAAAGCCTGAGAGTGTCCCTCATGCCCTGTGCACTCTTCTGACTGTGTTACTGAGCTCTACCTCTCTCCAGTCCTTCATCTGTTCATTCACTTCAGCGACCATGAGTTTGAGAACAAGCTACAGTGTGCGATCCTCCACCTCCCAGGTGCCGGTGTCCCAGATGTCCCAGATGTCCATCAAGCGTACCACCAACGTGCCGACTTACCGGGCTGCGAGCATCTACGCTGGCGCCGGAGGTCAAGGAACCCGAATCTCCACTGCCTCCTACTCAGGTGTCCGCAGTGGAATTGGACTCCCCTCAATGTCCAGCTCCATCCAAGTGAGTGCCACTGGAGCCACAGGTGAGATCATGGGCAACGAGAAGATGGCCATGCAGAACTTGAATGACCGTCTGGCCTCCTACCTGGACAAAGTGAGGACCCTGGAGCAGGCCAACAGCAAGCTGGAGCTGAAGATCCGCGAGGCCCTGGAGAAGAGAGGTCCTGATGTGCACGACTACAGCCGCTTCCAGCCCATCATTGATGATCTGCGCAAGAAG ATCTTTGATGCCACCACAAATAATGCCCGTCTAGTGCTTCAGATTGATAACGCCCGTCTGGCAGCTGATGACTTCAGAGTCAA GTATGAATCTGAGCTGTCCATCCGCCAAGGCGTGGAGGCTGACATTGCCGGCCTGAGAAAGGTCATTGATGACACCAACCTGAACCGCATGAATCTTGAAAGCGAGATTGAGGCCCTCAAGGAAGAGCTCATCTTCCTTAAGAAGAACCATGACAAT GAGGTAATGGAGCTTCGTAACCAGATCTCCCAGTCAGGAGTGCAGGTGGATGTTGATGCTCCTAAAGGACAGGATCTGGCCCAGATCATGGAGGAGATTAGAGCTAAGTACGAGAAAATGGCCCTGAAGAACCAGGAGGAGCTGAAGGCCTGGCATGAATCTCAG ATCTCAGAGATTCAGGTACAAgtcacacagaacacagagGCCCTCCAGGGTGCACGTACAGAAGTCAACGATCTTCGCAGACAAATTCAGACACTAGAGATTGAGCTGGAGTCACAGAAAAACCTG aaaGGATCACTGGAGGCCACTCTGCGGGACACAGAAATGAGATACAACATGGAGATCGAGAGTCTTAATGCCATTCTCCTGCAACTGGAGGCTGAGCTCACACAACTTCGTAACAGCATCCAGCAACAGACACAGGAGTACGAGGCTCTGCTGAACATCAAGATGAAGCTGGAGGCAGAAATTGCCACCTACAGGAGACTTCTGGATGGCGGAGACTtcaa GCTCCAGGATGCTCTTGAAGAGCAAAAGAAGGTGAAAGTGATGACTGTCACGCAAACGCTGGTGGACGGGAAGGTGGTGTCTTCAAGCACAGAAACCAAGGAGAGGAAACTTTGA
- the krt18a.2 gene encoding keratin, type I cytoskeletal 18, translating into MQNFSVQNKRIYRMSSEDLSMLRPTFYSLRSAGNRGSYSKDIFGSTTVQTGIVGNVGNEKVTMQILNERLASYLEEVRSLEKANTELEVKIRQVLEKKGPDTKDYSHYQATLDKLRKEILEMVMSNANVSLQIDNAKLAADDYRVRYDNELQLRQYVEADINALRKMLDETNVARLFLENDVEGLKEEIIGLKKQHQLEVSEIYSQISRSGVHVDVDAPKGQDLAKIMEEMRANYEKIVLKNQEELKTWHESKITVVQVQVTENAEALKEAKTQISVSRRQMQLLETELQSLIGNRASMEQTLNEINLRYGMQVEQYNSIILLRESELKQLRADIQSQTLEYQALFNIKMELEAEIATYRRLLDGEERKLVKESIKTTKESITTTVTETLVDGKIVSSSSSTIKN; encoded by the exons ATGCAAAACTTCAGCGTACAGAACAAAAGAATATATAGAATGTCCTCAGAGGACCTCAGCATGCTAAGACCTACATTTTACTCTTTGAGAAGTGCTGGGAATAGGGGATCCTATTCGAAGGACATCTTTGGATCTACCACTGTACAAACGGGGATTGTTGGAAATGTTGGAAATGAAAAGGTTACCATGCAAATCCTGAATGAACGTCTTGCTTCCTACCTGGAGGAAGTTAGGAGCCTGGAGAAGGCCAACACTGAGCTGGAGGTGAAAATCCGACAGGTTCTGGAGAAAAAAGGTCCAGATACCAAGGACTACAGTCACTACCAAGCCACGCTTGATAAATTACGCAAAGAG ATCCTGGAGATGGTAATGAGCAATGCAAATGTGAGTCTTCAAATTGACAATGCCAAATTGGCTGCCGATGACTACAGGGTCAG GTATGATAATGAACTACAACTAAGACAGTATGTTGAAGCAGACATAAATGCATTGAGAAAGATGCTGGATGAGACCAATGTTGCACGACTGTTTCTGGAAAATGATGTTGAGGGATTGAAAGAGGAGATTATTGGGTTAAAGAAACAACATCAACtg gAAGTGTCAGAAATATATAGTCAAATCAGCCGGTCAGGAGTGCATGTGGATGTTGATGCTCCCAAAGGACAGGACCTGGCTAAGATCATGGAGGAGATGAGAGCCAATTATGAAAAGATCGTCCTAAAGAACCAGGAGGAACTGAAAACTTGGCATGAATCAAAA ATCACAGTTGTACAGGTCCAAGTGACCGAGAATGCAGAAGCACTGAAAGAAGCCAAAACACAAATCAGCGTGAGCCGTAGGCAGATGCAGCTTTTGGAAACAGAGCTGCAGTCTCTGATTGGAAAT AGAGCATCTATGGAACAAACCCTTAATGAAATAAACCTGCGATATGGGATGCAGGTGGAGCAGTACAATAGCATAATTTTGCTGAGAGAATCTGAACTTAAACAGCTGCGTGCCGACATTCAAAGTCAGACACTGGAGTATCAGGCCCTGTTCAACATCAAGATGGAGCTTGAAGCTGAGATAGCCACCTACAGGAGACTTCTGGATGGAGAAGAACGAAA attaGTGAAAGAATCCATAAAGACAACAAAAGAATCCATCACGACAACTGTCACTGAGACACTAGTGGATGGAAAAATTGTATCCTCCAGCTCAAGTACTATCAAAAATTGA